AAAAATCATCCTATCAAATTAACTGACACTGAAATAACAAGTCAAACTTGCCCATAAAATCATGTGCGTAATTTTATAAGGAAATCTCATAGCTCATAACTTCTTGTATCGCCTAATTTAGCAAAACACAAAACTCAACAATTATGAGAGATAAGAAAAAGCTTAAAATTAATGACTTGAAAGTGAAGAGCTTCGTGACCTCTATGAAAGAGGTACGTGGCGGAGCAGTACCCACCTTTAACGTGGACTGCCCTTATTTCAAAACCCAGCCTAAAACTTGTATTGAATCGGTGAATTGGTGCTGGACTCCATAATTTTTGACAAAAAAAGGCGATAACCCGAAAAGCCTTACATTAAACAGAGTAGGGAAAAACCAAATTAAATGCTAAAACCAATGAAAAACAGTAAAAAACAAAAAGCCACATTGAAAACGTTACAAGTTAAAAGTTTCGTGACTTCGGTTAAAAATCAAAATGTGCTAAGAGGCGGAACCTGCCTTGAGCCTACTTTAGTAGGCCCTGAGTGCGAAGCTTAAATATAATCAGTTTTTCAGTTGCCTTGCATCGCGTATGCAGGGCAACTTTATATTCTTCAAAGTTTTGATGAAAAATCCCGCTTCAAATGTAGTTTTCTAGTCTCCCTGTTCACTCTGTTCTCTATTTTTTGCTGCAAAAAATCAACGGTGCCATGTATCAACTGATGGCAATTACATAACTTACCCTTATATTCCACAATATCGTGTTTGGCCAAATACGCATTATGATCCATTTCATAATCATGATTGGCCTCTATATATCTTGTAACTACATACTTAACCTGATCCTGACGGCAAGAGACTTCAACCATAAATTTCAAAGAGTTTTTTCGAACAGCAAGATCTTCCATAGCTTTCTCATTTATATTATAAAGATAAGGAATGATTATGACGTGTGCGGTCAATGTATAAATCTCTATATCGCCCCTCTTATGTATATAATTCTGCATTTATTCAATCATTATCAATAAAGTGTTATCTTTCTTGCTTCAAGTATAAAAAACCGCTTCATGGAGAAGGATATCAAGAAGATCAAGAACATTTTATCCGTGCTACTGGCGTTTTTATTCGTTTATCTCCTTTCAATACTATCATCTTTACTAATCCCTCTGGCATTGGCACTTTTCATTGCCATATTACTGCAACCGGTTCTATCCTGGTTTGAAAGTAAAAGATGGCCTTTTCCCTTAAGCCTTACGGTGGTTTCAGTTAGCAGTCTGGGAGTTTTATGGCTGCTGGGGATGTTGTTTTACAGAACTGGCGTAAACATAATAAGGCAGAAGGAGTATCTGCTTAACCAGGTAAGTATCAAACTTGATGAGGCACTGGTGTGGATCAATAACCTGCCTGGCATTGAGATTCAATCCAGAGATCTGGTTGACATCATTTCAGGTGTTATGAGCTACGACTGGCTGATAAAATCTTCGGGGCAATTTGCAGGAATTCTTGGCGATTTTACAGGCACATTTTTTATGACAGCCATATACCTAATCGGTTTTCTCGGGGGCATACTTAAGTACGAACAGTATATCCATTACCTCGAAGAAGGCTCTACAGACAATGATAAAAGTATGCTGAAAGGCTTCGAGCAGGTAAAGTCTTCAATAGTCACTTATATGAAAGTTAAGTTTTTCGTCAGTTTTCTCACCGGCTTAGGCTATTTTATCATTTGCTGGGCTTTCGGCATTAAGTTTTCCTTCTTTTGGGGTTTTCTTGCCTTTCTTCTCAACTTTATTCCAACCGTGGGCTCCATTATTGCGACCATCCCTCCATTGTTATTCGGCCTGATCCAATTTTCTTCAATAGGCATGGTTGGCCTTCTCATAATCCTTTTGATGGCTGTTCAAATAATAATGGGTAATGTGGTTGAGCCGAGGATCACTGGCTCAAGCCTTTCACTTAATACTATTGTGGTAATACTCGGTCTGGTTTTTTGGGGGTATCTATGGGGTATTACGGGCATGATCCTTTCGGTACCACTATTGGTACTGACCAAGGTGATACTTTCTCAATTACCGGATGCTCAGCTACTTGTCAGGCTTATGGGCAGCCGCACCGAGCAACCTTCTTCTCCTGTGCCTGCTACTGCAGAAGATCAACAGGAATGAACTAGCCCCTTTAAGGCAAAGTGACCTTAACTTTTGTCCCCTTATTGTAAGCACTTGAAAGTTCTATCCGCCCTTTCAGCTTTTCAACTGCGGCCCTTGCTATATGTAAGCCCAGCCCGTTCCGGTTTGAAACGGCTTCCGCCTTATAAAACATTTCAAAAAGTCTCTCCTGAGCTTCTTCCTTAATACCTCTGCCATTGTCCTGAATAAAAAAATGCAATTCACTGTCCACTTCCTCAATGCCTATTACCACCATATGCTTCTCAGTATTCCTGTCGTAGCGATAGCGGCAGGCATTATCTATTAAGTTGCGTAATATTCTGTTAATAAGGTATTTGCTGTAAAAATGTTTCTTTTTAACCTTTACGTCAACTACGATATTAATCTCACTTACAGGTATAAAACGTGACAGGTCTTCCAGGATACTTCGTACAAGCTCCTCAAAGTTAATCTCCTGCACTGAAAACCGATTGGCATGAATCCATGACAGCTTTCTGAGGTCCACCAAAAGTGAATCGAGCCTGGAGGTGCTTTGAACAATCATATCCAGATAGTTGAGAAGCTTGTCATCATTCACATCTGTTCTGGCCAGGTTAAGTAATCCCTGGATGGTTGTAATCGGAGCCCGGAGGTCATGCGATGACTTGTATAGCAGGGTATCAAGTGTTTGATTTGATTTTTGCAACTCCACTTCTAACAGGCCGATCCGCTGTGTTTGCTCCAGCACATTTGTAATATCCGTTCCTATTAAAATATAGTTCCTGGTTTTTGCAGCGGATGAGTTATAAAGTATGATTTTAGTATCCAGATAAAAGTAATTGCCGTTTCTCTTTCTATTAACAAAAACCTTTCGAAAAATATTTTTGCTTTCATCAAGCTCTTTTACATTCTCCCAATAAGCATTTGAAAAAGTTTCATCTGAATGAATTGTATCTATCGGCTTACCCTCAATTTCAGCCCTCTCGTATCCAGAAACACGCTCAAAAGACGGGTTGACATAGAGTATTTTTCCTCTGTTATTAGCAATGGCTATTGTATCAGAGGTATGTTCAAAAAAGACTTTATTTAATCGCCAACTACTCACAAGTTTTAGTTTATCACTCCTCCATGAGCAAGAATATAAGTATTTACTAAACCATAGATTACAATGTGTAAGTTTTTGGAGCTTTCTTAACAAGTAAGCATCTCTCTATTAAGAACTTCCGTGTTATTTACTCTTTAGATTTTCTAAGTATAAGAAAATAAAAATTCAAATACTTTTGTAACGGATGTACTTTTTAGCTCCTTTTTTCAAAAAAGGCCAAAGGACAGGATCAGAGGGATCCGGCATTTTACAGATTAGGTAATTTTACCTATAAAATTGGTGAATTTTACCTAATATAAAGCTTGTCAAAACGATTTGTCGCGTTTTTCCAATTCATGTTTTTTTTGCTTCTTCAAGCCAACAATAAAGATGAATCGGGTTAAAGATGATGACTAAATCGAAAATGGGAGCAGGAGAACAGGAAAGGCTGATGCTTTCTGATAATTTCCTGATGGAGAAGGTTCGGTATATTCTTAATAGCCCTTCTCAACGTGAAGAGTACCGGGGACTGAACTCCAATGATAGTAAAGTCAATTTCTTCCTCAATCATTTTATTATGAACGATTATGCTATCCGTCAAATGAAGAATCTCTATTTGAGCAGCGAGCATCGTGTCATGGTTTTTCTGGAGATGGTAGAAGAAATAATACATGAAATAGATAAAGATAATTAAAGATTGTCTCGACCGATATTAATCGAATTTGGTTTATAGTTTGTTTGTAAGTTTCCTGATCCTATCTCACTCTCTCAGCAATGGGTAGAGTGGGGTTAGGGTTAGGTAATCTTAAATCACCTGATGTAAAATCCGGCGCCCCTACCACATCTTACAGGCTTATACTCGCAACTATAATTAATCCCTTAATGAGGAAATAAGGAATCAAGCCTAATCTCCGGGAACATTAGCTTTTCGACTTCAGTGTTTGGCAGACAGCTGTCTACAGCAAGTTGGCAAACAAGGGTAACACAGAGATGAACGCTGTTTTGATTTTCAATGGTCAGCCTCACTTGTAAGTTTCATTTTCCGATCTGCTTGCTCCACAAACTTTCAGTATCCACAATTTAATTAACAGCACCAATTCCCTGTTTACACTTACTTTGCCTGGACTCCACGACCTGAACTTTTCGAACTTCGCATTGCTTACGATAATAGAAGCAACGGTTTTTAAACCTAAACGTATAACTTTGCAAGATGAAAAGAGTAGTAGTAGGTATGTCGGGCGGTGTGGATAGCAGTGTTGCCGCTTACTTGTTAAAAGAGCAAGGTTATGACGTCATAGGAATGTTCATGAAAAACTGGCATGATGACAGTGTAACCATAAGTAAGGAGTGTCCATGGCTTGAGGATAGTAATGATGCGATGATCGTTGCCCAAAAATTAGGTATTCCTTTTCAGGCCATCGATCTTAGCGAGGAGTACAAAAAGCGTATCGTTGATTACATGTTTGACGAATACCAGAAAGGAAGAACACCCAATCCGGATGTGCTCTGCAACAGAGAGATCAAATTTGACATATTCTTAAAGGCTGCAATGCGTTTAAAAGCAGATTATATTGCCACCGGACATTATTGTAGAAAAGGAGTGACCGAGGATGGTGGAAAAACAATTTATCAACTGCTTGCAGGCAAGGATCCTAATAAAGACCAAAGCTACTTTCTTTGCCAGCTCACTCAGGATCAGTTATCCAAAGCACTGTTTCCCATAGGTGAGCTTCAAAAGTCGGAGGTAAGAAGGATAGCCAAAGAGCAAGACCTCATCACCGCGGACAAAAAAGACAGCCAGGGGTTATGTTTTATAGGCAAAGTTCGACTTCCTGAGTTTCTTCAGCAGAAGTTAGAGCCCAAAAAAGGTGTAGTGGTAGAGGTTCCGGCAGAGGCCAGTACTTTTAAAAACAGTGCAACTCAAATGGAACTTAACGGAACATCGCCTGAGATCCTCCAAAAGATGAGTGCTACCTATCAGTATCAGCTCAATGATGGCAAAATAGTGGGTGAGCATAACGGAGCACATTACTATACGATAGGCCAGCGCAAAGGTCTGAATATAGGAGGCACACCGAAGCCGCTGTTTATTATTGAGACGGATACCAACGAGAATATTATCTACACAGGGCAGGGAGAGGATCATCCGGGACTTTACAGAAAAGGTTTACTAATAAAACCCGGAGACATTCATTGGATACGGGAGGACCTGGCAATGTGTACTGGCGACTCGCAAACCACCTACAAGGTACGCATAAGATATCGTCAGGACCTTGAAACGGCAGCGTTGTTTATGAGAGAAGAAGGCTTGTATATTATATTTGACAAGCTTCAAAAAGCCATAGCATCAGGACAATTTGCTGCCTGGTACCATGAAGATGAACTTATAGGTTCAGGCGTAATTAGTTAGTGCTTTGTCCAGCAAGAAAATACGTATTGGGGACGCTATAATCCTGCGTCCCTCTTCTTTTCCTCTTCCAAACCCGACACGCCTCCTGACACCACAAATTTCATGGCATTGGTGCCGTTCATATGTAATGGTCGAACATGACTC
This region of Fulvivirga ulvae genomic DNA includes:
- the mnmA gene encoding tRNA 2-thiouridine(34) synthase MnmA, producing MKRVVVGMSGGVDSSVAAYLLKEQGYDVIGMFMKNWHDDSVTISKECPWLEDSNDAMIVAQKLGIPFQAIDLSEEYKKRIVDYMFDEYQKGRTPNPDVLCNREIKFDIFLKAAMRLKADYIATGHYCRKGVTEDGGKTIYQLLAGKDPNKDQSYFLCQLTQDQLSKALFPIGELQKSEVRRIAKEQDLITADKKDSQGLCFIGKVRLPEFLQQKLEPKKGVVVEVPAEASTFKNSATQMELNGTSPEILQKMSATYQYQLNDGKIVGEHNGAHYYTIGQRKGLNIGGTPKPLFIIETDTNENIIYTGQGEDHPGLYRKGLLIKPGDIHWIREDLAMCTGDSQTTYKVRIRYRQDLETAALFMREEGLYIIFDKLQKAIASGQFAAWYHEDELIGSGVIS
- a CDS encoding PAS domain-containing sensor histidine kinase; the protein is MSSWRLNKVFFEHTSDTIAIANNRGKILYVNPSFERVSGYERAEIEGKPIDTIHSDETFSNAYWENVKELDESKNIFRKVFVNRKRNGNYFYLDTKIILYNSSAAKTRNYILIGTDITNVLEQTQRIGLLEVELQKSNQTLDTLLYKSSHDLRAPITTIQGLLNLARTDVNDDKLLNYLDMIVQSTSRLDSLLVDLRKLSWIHANRFSVQEINFEELVRSILEDLSRFIPVSEINIVVDVKVKKKHFYSKYLINRILRNLIDNACRYRYDRNTEKHMVVIGIEEVDSELHFFIQDNGRGIKEEAQERLFEMFYKAEAVSNRNGLGLHIARAAVEKLKGRIELSSAYNKGTKVKVTLP
- a CDS encoding AI-2E family transporter, with amino-acid sequence MEKDIKKIKNILSVLLAFLFVYLLSILSSLLIPLALALFIAILLQPVLSWFESKRWPFPLSLTVVSVSSLGVLWLLGMLFYRTGVNIIRQKEYLLNQVSIKLDEALVWINNLPGIEIQSRDLVDIISGVMSYDWLIKSSGQFAGILGDFTGTFFMTAIYLIGFLGGILKYEQYIHYLEEGSTDNDKSMLKGFEQVKSSIVTYMKVKFFVSFLTGLGYFIICWAFGIKFSFFWGFLAFLLNFIPTVGSIIATIPPLLFGLIQFSSIGMVGLLIILLMAVQIIMGNVVEPRITGSSLSLNTIVVILGLVFWGYLWGITGMILSVPLLVLTKVILSQLPDAQLLVRLMGSRTEQPSSPVPATAEDQQE
- a CDS encoding pinensin family lanthipeptide, with amino-acid sequence MKNSKKQKATLKTLQVKSFVTSVKNQNVLRGGTCLEPTLVGPECEA
- a CDS encoding pinensin family lanthipeptide, translating into MRDKKKLKINDLKVKSFVTSMKEVRGGAVPTFNVDCPYFKTQPKTCIESVNWCWTP